In Clostridia bacterium, the genomic stretch CCGGGCGTCATTCTTATCGCCAGCCACACGCGGCTTTGCTTCCACCATGTTTGTTCCAATTGCGGTTGCCATAATTCCGTTCCTTTACGTCAGTCCCGATGCGCTTAAGCGCGGCAGAACCGGAATCTTGCCGGCGGGTAAATCCGCCTGAACTCTTTGCACAGCTTTGCACTCGGCCGCAGACCGCTATCAACTAAGCAAACAGCTTGCTCACCGAGGTCTCTTCGTGAATCGACTGGATCGCTCGCGCGACCAGGCCGGCGATCGACAGCACCTTGATCTTCGGCTCATTGCGTCCCGCTTCGCTCAGCGGGATGGTGTTTGTTACCACTACCTGAGTAAGCGCCGAACCTGAAATCCGCTCCAACGCCGGGCCGGACAATACCGGGTGCGAAGCGCAGGCATAAACCTCGCGCGCACCGTTCTCCAACAGCGCATTCACGGTCTTAACCAGTGTGCCCGCCGTATCGATGATGTCATCGATGATCAGACACGTACGATCTTTCACGTCGCCGATGACGTGCATAACCTCGGCAACATTCATTTCCGTGCGCCGCTTATCGACAATCGCCAAAGCCGAATCCATCTTCTTGGCGAAGAAGCGCGCGCGCTCCACGCCGCCCGCATCGGGCGAAACAACCGTAAGATTCGGCAGCGAAAGCTTGCGGAAATAATCCACCAGGACCGGCGAAGCAAACAGGTGATCGACCGGGATGTTGAAGAATCCCTGAATCTGCGGAGCATGAAGGTCAACAACCAGCGCGCGGTCGGCGCCCGCGGTGGTCAGCAGGTCCGCTACCAGTTTCGAAGAAATGGGAACGCGCGGCTTGTCCTTGCGATCCTGCCGCGCATAGCCGAAGTACGGGATCACGACGGTGATGCGCCGGGCTGAGGCGCGCTTGAGCGCGTCGATCATCAGCAGCAACTGCATCAAGTTGTGCGCGACTGGATCGCACGTGGGCTGCACGATGAAAACATCGGAGCCGCGAACGTTCTCCAGTATTTGCACGTAAATTTCGCCGTCGGAAAACTTTGTGAGATGCGACTGACCTACCGGCAAACCCAGAAAGTCGCAAATCTCTTTCGCAAGCGCGGGGTTTGCCGTGCCGCAAAAGATCTTGAATTTGTCGTCCTGACGTGCGCGAACGGGCTTACGCTCGCCCTTCGGATCCGGCTTTTTATCGGCTGCTGTGGCTGTCACAGTACCCATGGCGTCCCCCGCTTCCGCGCGCTCGGCGGCGGAATCCGGTGCTCCGGTCAATGGTTGAACTGCGCTCTGTGTGGCTGCCGCGTCCATGAATCCCTTCAGCTTGTTACCCGTGAGTTCGTCGTGCGAATTACAAAACAGTCTGGCTGGGCGGCTAGGATTCGAACCTAGACAAAGTGCTCCAAAGGCA encodes the following:
- a CDS encoding ribose-phosphate pyrophosphokinase, yielding MDAAATQSAVQPLTGAPDSAAERAEAGDAMGTVTATAADKKPDPKGERKPVRARQDDKFKIFCGTANPALAKEICDFLGLPVGQSHLTKFSDGEIYVQILENVRGSDVFIVQPTCDPVAHNLMQLLLMIDALKRASARRITVVIPYFGYARQDRKDKPRVPISSKLVADLLTTAGADRALVVDLHAPQIQGFFNIPVDHLFASPVLVDYFRKLSLPNLTVVSPDAGGVERARFFAKKMDSALAIVDKRRTEMNVAEVMHVIGDVKDRTCLIIDDIIDTAGTLVKTVNALLENGAREVYACASHPVLSGPALERISGSALTQVVVTNTIPLSEAGRNEPKIKVLSIAGLVARAIQSIHEETSVSKLFA